In one window of Nothobranchius furzeri strain GRZ-AD chromosome 11, NfurGRZ-RIMD1, whole genome shotgun sequence DNA:
- the LOC139073230 gene encoding uncharacterized protein, with product MEGQSSELTNSQQPGGAAAHDYEPGLLSGQFLSKLVAVAREPDYPSRDVTEEQLDAVLDQIENPDGTKPIQVHLAKLALILYQKGLQHDREILNLQSMLAEKQRNGSLKDEEDDDTRTDSGEDGEKTPPPSADDNRQWEGGKHLDSLDGRMPQGRDEAYLSQPSALFPTHTIGHSGPSRGRGQFALEPQVGPPPSSSRCSQSVRSRPAERHLYLDRSPSPRRVQGADWGYAPQPAPQPSTHPSYSGIRHAGNQLQDKASYASPYPDKVYYAEAPVERRRLHYADVPREEDLPGHPRDVPAARHSMPDPDLGPRSQHWEPRAHQRYPALSETDRGSESEDDAPYRESGLRVRQIESLAKDIERFDPNTNESNVDDYLREIERCLLDLPAPSSREKLKLIWKTTSRTVHGFMETLPPDIRDRYSSLCRALRDEYATYADSASATMGAFSIKHGRNEPPRENYRRLKSAYFQGRNGPGLEEDPAFRSLFIHNLHECVRSEVSMYCRMKKLTTQEIRRYAQQAWEAGGKPQKPDAHHRVMHLAPDTEPRLELEGTEAPPTKPKSAKPRPAKPRKQSQSPQQGKGGADWPPRSGQSDRKWPNQNQRQAGRNSGRFKERRPQVGPEHKSAGEYLTKADLQEISQLFLLFS from the coding sequence atggagggacagagtagtgaactgaccaactcccagcaaccaggtggcgctgcggcccacgactatgaacctggcctactttctggacaatttttgtccaaactggtcgcggttgctcgagaacccgactacccttctagggatgtcactgaagaacagcttgacgctgtacttgatcaaatagaaaacccggatggtactaaaccaatccaggttcacttggctaagttagccctgatcctctatcagaaaggactccaacatgatcgagagatcttgaacctccagagtatgctagctgaaaaacagcgaaatggaagtctgaaggatgaggaggacgacgacacccgcaccgattctggggaagatggggagaagaccccgcccccttctgctgatgacaacagacagtgggaaggggggaaacaccttgactctctggacggacgcatgccgcaggggagagacgaagcttatctgtcccaaccttcggcccttttccctacacacactatagggcattcaggaccatctaggggccgagggcaattcgccctcgaaccccaggttggaccaccaccctcatcttcacggtgttctcaatctgtgagaagtcgaccagctgagcggcacctctatttagaccgctcccccagtccacgaagggtgcaaggtgccgattggggttatgcaccccaacctgcacctcaaccatccacccatcctagctactccggtattcggcatgccggtaaccagctgcaggacaaagcatcatacgccagtccgtatccggacaaagtgtattacgcagaagccccagttgaaagacgcaggctgcactacgccgacgtgccccgggaggaggacctcccaggacacccccgtgacgtgccagcagcccgtcacagcatgccggaccccgatttgggccccaggagtcaacattgggagcccagagcacaccagcgatatccagcgctctctgagacagaccgtgggtcagagtcagaggatgacgcgccgtaccgtgagtcagggctccgtgtacgtcaaattgaatcgctagctaaagacatagaacgctttgatcctaacaccaatgaatccaacgttgacgattatctcagggagatagaacgttgtctgcttgatcttccagcaccttcttcaagggaaaagctcaagctaatttggaaaaccacatctagaacggtgcacggtttcatggaaactctaccacctgacattcgagatcggtactcctcgctctgccgagcgttgagggatgaatacgccacgtatgcagactctgcgtcagctacaatgggggccttctccatcaaacacgggaggaacgaaccccccagagagaattatcgccgactcaaaagtgcttatttccaaggtcgaaacggccctgggctcgaggaagaccctgccttcagatccctgttcattcacaacctgcacgagtgtgttcgctccgaagtctcaatgtattgtcggatgaaaaaactgacaactcaggagattaggagatacgctcaacaggcttgggaagctggcggaaagccccaaaagcctgacgcacatcaccgcgtcatgcacctagctcccgacaccgagccgcgtttggagctcgaaggcacagaagctccacccactaagccaaaatctgctaaacctagacctgctaaaccacgaaagcagtcccaatctcctcaacaggggaaggggggtgctgattggccgcctaggtctggacaatcagacaggaagtggcccaaccaaaaccaacggcaggcaggtcggaacagtggaaggtttaaggagcgccgcccacaggtaggtcccgaacacaagtccgcaggtgagtacttgaccaaagccgacctccaggagat